Below is a genomic region from Candidatus Rokuibacteriota bacterium.
ACCCTTCCACCCGCTGCGCCGCTTGAGCTTCCCGGACCCGGTGGCCTTGAGGCGCTTGGCCGCGGCCCGCTTGGTCTTCATCTTCGGCATGAGGATCTCCTAGTGGGCCTTCGGGGACAGGATCATGCTCAGCATGCGCCCCTCCATGCGGGGGTGGCTCTCCACCACCGCCATGTCGCTCATGATCTCGGACATCCGGCTCAGCATCTTCCAGCCCAGCTCGGTGTGCGCCATCTCGCGTCCCTTGAACCGCACCGTCACCTTCGCCTTGTTGCCCTCCTCGAGGAAGCGCCGCACGTGCTTGGCCTTGAAGTCGAAGTCGTGCGTGTCCGTCTTGGGCCCGAGCTTGACTTCCTTGACGACGATCGTGGTCTGCTTCTTCCGCGCTTCCTTCTGCCGACGGGCCTGCGTGTACTTGTACTTCCCGAAGTCCATGATCCGGCACACCGGCGGCGCCGCCTCGGCCGCCACCTCCACCAGATCCATGTCGCGCTGCCTGGCCAGCTCGAGCGCCTGGGTGATGGGGAGAATCCCCAGCTGCTCGCCGTCGGCGCTCACCACCCGCACCTCCCGCACGCGAATCCCTTCGTTGATCCGGATCTCCTTGGGCTGTATCGCTCTGGCTCCTTGGTGTGCGGGGCTCAGGCCGGTCGCCCCACGGTGAGGGTGGCGGCACGACTGCCGATCTCGGTGGCGAGTTCCGACACGATGCGCTCCACGGGCAGGGCCCCGGCGTCCTCGCCGCTGCGCCGGCGCAGGCTCGCCGTCCCGTGCTGCGCCTCGCGCTCACCCACGACCAGCATGTAGGGAACCTTCCGCAGCTGGGCCTCGCGGATCCGGTACCCGAGCTTCTCGTTGCGGTCGTCCAGCTCGGCCCGGATGCGCGCCGTGCGGAGCCGGGCGAAGACGGTCCGCGCGTACTCCCCGTGCTTCTCGCTGATGGGCAGGACGCGGGCCTGCACGGGCGCCAGCCACGTGGGGAAGGCCCCCGCGAAGTGCTCGGTCAGGAGGCCGATGAACCGTTCGTAGGAGCCGAAGATGGCCCGGTGGATGGCCACCGGCCGTTTGGGCTGCCCGTCGGAGTCGATGTACGTCAGCTCGAACCGCTCCGGCAGCATCGCCAGGTCCACCTGCACCGTCGCGATCTGCCACTGTCGGCCCAGCACGTCCCCCACGTAGATGTCGATCTTGGGCCCGTAGAAGGCGCCGTCGCCGGGGTTCAGCTCGTGGGCGAGCCCGTTGGCCTTGAGCGCCTCCGCGAGCGCGCCCTCGGCCGCGTCCCACTGCGCCTCGGACCCGAGCTTCTTCTCCGGCCGGGTCGACAGCGTGAAGGTCGGCTGGAGCTCGAAGGTCTTGTACCACTCCCGGACCAGGTCGAGGATGCCGACGATCTCGTCCTGGAGCTGGTCCGGCCGGCAGTAGATGTGGGCGTCGTCCTGGGTGAACTGACGGACGCGGACGAGGCCGGTGAGCGTGCCCGACCGCTCGTTGCGGTGACAGCGCCCCATCTCGGAGTGGCGCAGCGGCAGATCCCGGTAGGAGCGCAGCGCCCGCCGGTAGACGAAGGTCGATGGCGGGCAGTTCATGGGCTTGAGCGTGAAGAGCTCCTCCTCCACCTCCACCTTCAACATGTTGTCGCTGTAGTGCTCCCAGTGCCCCGACTCCTCCCACAGCCGCTTGTGGATCAGCATCGGGGTGGAGATCTCCTGGTAGCCGCGGTCGTCGAGATGCTCGCGGGCGAACTTCTCCAGCTCGCGCACCAGGATCATCCCGTTGGGCAGCCAGAAGGGCGCCCCGGGGGCCACGTCGTGGAAGTCGAAGAGGTCC
It encodes:
- a CDS encoding translation initiation factor IF-3 yields the protein MNEGIRVREVRVVSADGEQLGILPITQALELARQRDMDLVEVAAEAAPPVCRIMDFGKYKYTQARRQKEARKKQTTIVVKEVKLGPKTDTHDFDFKAKHVRRFLEEGNKAKVTVRFKGREMAHTELGWKMLSRMSEIMSDMAVVESHPRMEGRMLSMILSPKAH